The region GAGAACCTGGGTTTCCCTCAGGCGAACAACCAGGGAATTACCCTCGCCAAGGGGGAATACATCCTCACCCTAAACCCCGATGTAATCCTCACCCCGAGCTTCCTCGCCGAGATGGTGAAGAAAGCCGATGAGGCGGGAGGAGAATATGGTATGTTTGCCGGAAAGATGCTCCGCTTTGATGGGAAGACGATAGATTCCCTCGGGCTCATTCTCTCCCGCGCTCGGCGGTTCTACGATAGAGGAGGTGGCGAGAGGGACATCGGGCAATATGATGAGCCAGCTGAGGTGTTCGGGGTCTGTGCCGGAGCGGCACTTTATCGACGGCGGATGCTTGAGGAGATAAAATACGACGGAGAATACTTTGACCCGAGCTTCTTCTTCCTCGCTGAGGACTTCGACATATCCTGGCGAGCTCAACTTGCCGGCTACCGGGCGCTCTACATCCCCCAGGCGATCTGTTACCATATGCGGGGAACATCCAAAGCAGAAAGACAATATTTCTCCTTCAAGAACCGCTATCTCCTTATGATTAAAAACGATTCGTTTAAAAACATCCTCCTCCACTCTCCCTACATCATCCCCTACGATATAGCCCGTTTTTTCTTTCTCCTGGTAACCAATCGACTTCTATTCAAGGCGCTCTCCGAAATAAAGAAGCTCCTTCCTGAACTTAAGGAAAAACGGAGATTTATAAAGCAAAGAACGAAGGTAAGCGAAGGCTATATCCGGAGCTGGCTGGGAAGAAAGGAGATACCCTTCAGGAATGGAAGGTAAGAAGGTGTCGGTCAT is a window of Acidobacteriota bacterium DNA encoding:
- a CDS encoding glycosyltransferase family 2 protein, giving the protein MKVSVVMVTLNASSFIRDALDSLRGQSFRNFEIIIVDNGSTDGTIELLEKEYPEAKLIKNKENLGFPQANNQGITLAKGEYILTLNPDVILTPSFLAEMVKKADEAGGEYGMFAGKMLRFDGKTIDSLGLILSRARRFYDRGGGERDIGQYDEPAEVFGVCAGAALYRRRMLEEIKYDGEYFDPSFFFLAEDFDISWRAQLAGYRALYIPQAICYHMRGTSKAERQYFSFKNRYLLMIKNDSFKNILLHSPYIIPYDIARFFFLLVTNRLLFKALSEIKKLLPELKEKRRFIKQRTKVSEGYIRSWLGRKEIPFRNGR